One window of Mangrovibacterium diazotrophicum genomic DNA carries:
- a CDS encoding QcrA and Rieske domain-containing protein codes for MTITIGLFVALWNKITLNQIKLGKQRKHIFPFDKNKSITFIDDFIIINRDNQTQVFRAHCTHLGCKINQATTDKLVCPCHGSEYDLNGQVLKGPAYKNLNIMKSSISEDGSQIEIEA; via the coding sequence ATGACGATCACGATCGGACTGTTTGTTGCACTGTGGAATAAAATCACCCTCAACCAGATCAAGCTCGGAAAACAGCGCAAGCACATTTTTCCTTTCGATAAAAACAAGTCCATCACTTTCATCGATGATTTTATCATTATTAATCGCGATAATCAAACTCAGGTTTTTCGGGCGCACTGCACCCATCTGGGGTGTAAAATCAACCAGGCAACGACTGACAAACTGGTCTGTCCCTGCCATGGGTCGGAATACGATTTGAACGGTCAGGTGCTGAAGGGACCTGCCTATAAGAATCTGAATATCATGAAATCGAGCATTTCTGAAGATGGCTCACAAATTGAAATTGAAGCGTAG
- a CDS encoding L,D-transpeptidase family protein → MRKLKRGVVWGFWIFVVLGCCAGYVVYRTPKPPVAAMRMAREALHLAQKSEAEVYAEEVYRQASQAYDSAMQCWAQENERFFLFRNYSRLDGWIAEAIDKATEAQQLSGNRSKSADTRVKKGVTELEKQVSLYNRYYKRMPLPGSVTKAHNKGVLKLSEAKFAWQNKRFTEADKHFVQAKELIESSNDKAEKLVRNWFGGHGQWQKQAEKAVKMSKGGKKVILVDKLAHRCMVYQSGKVLRTYEIELGMNWMGDKQRKGDKATPEGIYQITQKKDGSRTTFYKALLINYPNDDDRSRFAAAKRNGSLPAKADIGGLIELHGLGGKGVDWTDGCVALKNDDMDSLYRMVAVGTPVVIVGSLKPLSEILGN, encoded by the coding sequence GATTTTTGTGGTCTTGGGGTGTTGCGCAGGATATGTCGTCTATCGAACTCCGAAGCCGCCGGTTGCTGCCATGAGAATGGCGCGGGAAGCCTTGCACCTGGCGCAAAAGTCGGAGGCTGAAGTTTACGCCGAAGAGGTTTATCGGCAGGCCAGCCAGGCTTACGACTCAGCTATGCAGTGCTGGGCGCAGGAAAACGAACGGTTCTTTTTGTTTCGCAATTATTCGCGGCTGGATGGCTGGATTGCGGAAGCGATCGACAAAGCCACAGAAGCACAGCAGCTTTCCGGAAATCGTTCCAAATCGGCCGACACCCGCGTGAAAAAAGGGGTGACTGAGCTGGAAAAGCAAGTTTCGCTTTACAATCGCTATTACAAGCGAATGCCTTTGCCGGGCAGTGTTACCAAAGCGCATAATAAAGGCGTGCTGAAACTTTCGGAAGCTAAGTTTGCCTGGCAGAACAAGCGGTTTACCGAAGCCGATAAGCATTTTGTGCAAGCCAAAGAACTGATTGAGAGTTCTAATGATAAGGCAGAAAAGCTTGTGCGAAATTGGTTTGGTGGGCATGGCCAATGGCAGAAACAGGCCGAAAAGGCCGTAAAAATGTCGAAGGGTGGCAAGAAAGTCATTCTGGTAGATAAGCTGGCGCACCGTTGCATGGTTTATCAAAGCGGAAAAGTTCTTCGCACTTACGAAATTGAACTTGGTATGAACTGGATGGGCGATAAGCAGCGAAAAGGAGACAAGGCCACGCCCGAAGGGATTTACCAGATTACGCAGAAAAAAGACGGTTCACGTACCACATTCTATAAAGCTTTGCTGATTAATTATCCGAATGACGATGACCGTAGCCGGTTTGCAGCGGCCAAACGAAATGGCAGCCTTCCCGCAAAAGCGGATATTGGTGGTTTGATTGAACTGCACGGGCTGGGCGGCAAAGGGGTGGACTGGACCGATGGTTGCGTGGCGCTGAAAAACGATGACATGGACTCGTTGTACCGGATGGTTGCCGTAGGGACTCCGGTTGTTATTGTGGGCTCGCTAAAGCCCCTGAGTGAAATTTTGGGAAACTAA
- a CDS encoding L,D-transpeptidase: protein MENEINEETINSKKEQEIVKACMPVWGWIGFIAILIASVVVALLILFSTTPWLKGRSLFYAIKQDSTETALAELPSEKDVMADIGRLQKKIERLTPGGVYLIVNTTDNTFFLYQNKQLIREGLCSTGSYTKLEAENEKNWVFETPKGVFTIKGKITNPVWRRPDWAFVEEGLPIPPANDPSRYEYGVLGDYALSLGDGYLIHGTLYKRFLGQPVTHGCIRMNDDDLEAVYKTLPTGAKVFIY, encoded by the coding sequence ATGGAGAATGAAATAAATGAGGAAACGATCAATTCGAAAAAAGAGCAGGAGATCGTGAAAGCTTGCATGCCTGTATGGGGATGGATTGGGTTCATTGCGATCCTGATTGCTTCTGTGGTTGTGGCTCTGCTGATCTTGTTTTCGACTACCCCTTGGTTGAAGGGACGGAGCTTGTTCTACGCGATTAAGCAAGATAGCACAGAAACTGCTTTGGCAGAGTTGCCTTCCGAGAAAGATGTGATGGCTGATATCGGTCGGCTGCAAAAAAAGATTGAACGCCTTACCCCTGGTGGTGTCTACCTGATTGTCAACACAACAGATAATACCTTCTTTTTGTATCAAAATAAACAGCTGATTCGTGAAGGACTCTGCTCGACCGGAAGCTACACAAAGCTGGAGGCGGAGAATGAAAAAAACTGGGTATTCGAGACGCCCAAAGGCGTATTTACCATCAAGGGAAAAATTACCAACCCGGTTTGGCGCAGACCCGACTGGGCATTTGTTGAAGAAGGCTTGCCCATTCCGCCGGCTAACGATCCTTCGCGTTACGAGTACGGCGTGTTGGGCGATTATGCGCTGAGCCTGGGCGATGGATACCTGATTCACGGTACGCTGTATAAACGTTTTTTAGGGCAGCCTGTTACGCATGGTTGTATCCGGATGAACGACGATGATTTGGAAGCAGTTTACAAAACCCTGCCAACAGGGGCCAAAGTATTTATTTACTGA
- a CDS encoding cytochrome b N-terminal domain-containing protein gives MAGKKHKTTFGTVALSLFWLILLSGVLLAVPFDVDSPYLSVSGMMVGNPWASFIRNLHYWSSQFFLICSLLHMYDHFHNKERIGLKPGMALRLSVGVLIIFLAMLTGFLLKGDADSLQARQILETLAQRIPIIGESLAFSLLGKPDSFQLIYVHHIATFTIFIAIIMVEHSRRFWPSALEFLMTSVGTLLASYLFSAPLHDNLNPTVKGPWYFVGFQEILHWFSRPEWTLLILLALLALVYFVNTYNGKLVLVSKRSLLVFTTFYFVLTIIGLFFRGEHWSWTYPGAPSYNYSVLHNFKSPMVKFSPEFGADAANNSPTVLGRKESCLACHNQPHGFVDAHKPDVIGCFSCHGGDPFATGKQQSHRNMILIPGNLATASQSCGTMQCHPNIVERVPTGLMSTLSGMISVDRFVFNEQDNPDQLTDVHQLGNSAADEHLKNLCVRCHLGNPKTEIGPITEMSRGGGCLACHLNYSQEAKDEIADSSLEVRKFHPAVSLQVTNNHCFGCHSRSGRISTNYEGWHETTLEASQMTNDSNYRLVEESRVFTKEPEDVHHKAGMECIDCHHSYELMGDGKHYAHEEDQQDVQCSDCHFSGKANTLAATDLDNESALIAALRFGNINNRMILKTAKHQHALINTSVENDSVFLYGKNTGKKMPVKAPAAVCTRNNAHQNLACSSCHSSWAPSCVGCHNSYDPNEPGYDMTRNEEKRGSWVEYIGTYTAKEPALGVRVSDEKTEVIPVTPGMVLTIDKKSYPNSKGDSVIFHRLFAPTAPHTTSAKGRDCKSCHNNPVALGFGEGELTYKIENGKGQWVFNATYEDDPNDGLPADAWTGFLQTREGTVSTRTNVKPFNVKQQQEILIVGACLNCHDENSGVMKRSLENFEELLQQRSSQCILPNWPQP, from the coding sequence ATGGCCGGTAAAAAACATAAAACAACCTTTGGAACAGTCGCTTTGAGCCTGTTTTGGCTTATCCTGCTCTCAGGCGTTTTACTGGCTGTCCCGTTCGATGTGGACTCGCCCTATTTAAGCGTGAGCGGAATGATGGTTGGCAATCCATGGGCTTCCTTCATCCGGAACCTGCATTACTGGAGCTCACAGTTCTTTCTTATTTGCAGTTTGCTTCATATGTACGATCATTTTCACAACAAAGAACGAATTGGCTTGAAGCCAGGCATGGCATTGCGGCTGAGCGTCGGCGTACTCATCATTTTCCTGGCCATGCTGACCGGTTTTTTGCTGAAAGGTGATGCAGATAGCCTGCAGGCCCGACAGATTCTGGAAACACTTGCTCAACGCATCCCCATTATCGGCGAATCGCTGGCCTTTTCGCTACTGGGCAAACCGGATAGTTTCCAATTAATTTATGTCCATCATATTGCCACTTTTACGATTTTCATCGCCATCATTATGGTGGAACACAGCCGTCGATTTTGGCCATCAGCATTGGAATTTCTCATGACTTCTGTCGGAACACTTCTGGCGAGCTACCTTTTCAGCGCCCCCTTGCACGACAACCTGAATCCAACCGTGAAAGGGCCTTGGTACTTTGTCGGGTTCCAGGAAATCCTGCACTGGTTCAGTCGTCCGGAGTGGACTTTATTGATTCTTTTGGCACTGCTGGCGTTGGTCTACTTTGTCAATACTTACAACGGGAAACTTGTACTGGTTAGTAAACGAAGTTTGCTTGTTTTTACGACGTTCTACTTCGTGCTTACCATCATTGGCCTTTTCTTCCGCGGCGAGCATTGGAGCTGGACTTATCCAGGCGCTCCAAGCTACAACTATAGTGTGTTGCACAATTTCAAGTCGCCAATGGTGAAGTTTTCGCCTGAATTCGGAGCGGATGCAGCCAACAACTCGCCAACTGTTTTGGGGCGAAAAGAAAGTTGCCTGGCCTGCCACAACCAGCCACACGGTTTTGTTGATGCGCATAAACCCGACGTTATCGGCTGTTTTTCATGCCACGGAGGCGATCCGTTTGCAACCGGCAAGCAGCAGTCGCACCGCAACATGATTTTGATTCCCGGAAATCTTGCCACAGCATCGCAGTCCTGCGGCACCATGCAGTGCCACCCCAATATTGTTGAACGCGTTCCGACCGGTTTGATGTCGACCCTCAGCGGAATGATCAGCGTTGATCGATTCGTTTTTAATGAGCAGGACAATCCAGATCAACTGACCGATGTGCATCAACTGGGCAATTCCGCTGCCGACGAGCATCTAAAAAACCTGTGCGTCCGATGTCATCTTGGAAATCCCAAAACCGAGATTGGTCCAATTACAGAAATGAGCCGCGGCGGAGGATGTCTGGCCTGTCACCTTAATTACAGCCAAGAAGCCAAGGATGAAATAGCAGATAGTTCCCTTGAAGTCCGAAAGTTTCACCCGGCAGTGAGTTTGCAGGTAACGAACAACCATTGTTTTGGATGCCACAGCCGCTCAGGTCGAATTTCGACCAATTACGAAGGATGGCACGAGACCACACTGGAAGCCAGCCAAATGACGAACGATTCCAACTACCGATTGGTGGAGGAAAGCCGCGTCTTTACGAAAGAGCCCGAAGATGTCCACCACAAAGCCGGTATGGAATGTATCGATTGTCATCATTCGTACGAGCTGATGGGCGACGGTAAACATTATGCCCACGAGGAAGATCAGCAAGATGTGCAATGCAGCGATTGTCATTTTTCGGGAAAAGCCAACACGCTTGCAGCAACCGATCTGGATAACGAATCAGCACTCATAGCCGCTCTGCGCTTCGGGAATATCAATAACCGGATGATCTTAAAAACTGCCAAACACCAGCATGCACTGATCAACACTTCTGTAGAAAACGACTCTGTGTTCCTATACGGAAAGAACACAGGCAAAAAAATGCCGGTGAAAGCGCCGGCGGCGGTTTGTACCCGAAACAACGCCCACCAAAACCTGGCCTGCTCCAGCTGCCACAGCTCGTGGGCACCAAGCTGTGTTGGCTGCCACAACAGCTACGATCCGAACGAACCGGGCTACGACATGACGCGCAACGAAGAAAAACGAGGTAGCTGGGTTGAATACATTGGAACCTACACCGCCAAAGAACCAGCTTTGGGCGTTCGCGTTTCGGATGAAAAAACAGAAGTTATTCCGGTAACACCCGGCATGGTGCTCACCATAGACAAGAAATCGTACCCGAACTCAAAAGGCGACTCCGTAATTTTTCACCGACTGTTTGCTCCCACCGCACCGCATACAACTTCTGCAAAAGGGAGAGATTGCAAAAGCTGCCACAATAACCCGGTTGCCCTGGGATTTGGCGAGGGCGAATTAACCTACAAAATAGAAAACGGAAAAGGCCAGTGGGTATTCAATGCTACTTATGAAGATGATCCGAACGACGGGCTTCCGGCAGACGCGTGGACCGGATTTCTGCAAACCCGGGAAGGAACGGTTTCAACCCGAACAAACGTCAAACCGTTCAATGTAAAACAACAGCAAGAGATACTGATCGTGGGTGCTTGCCTCAATTGTCATGATGAAAATTCGGGAGTGATGAAAAGAAGTCTGGAAAATTTCGAGGAATTACTGCAACAACGGAGCAGTCAATGTATCCTTCCGAATTGGCCCCAACCTTAG
- a CDS encoding molybdenum cofactor guanylyltransferase, translated as MKEEIGGIIMAGGMSSRMGTDKALVTFEGKRLIDYAIDLLKPFCSEIIISTNIRAHEKLGLRTVADVYQKCGPIGGLHAALAETNFDHNIVISCDVPFVQPELIELLLANTSGFNAVVPTHKCGVEPLIAVYRKEMASFFETQLIERNYKLQQVIHSSKLNLLEVDHLVAKYPRLFDNMNSMEELNKF; from the coding sequence ATGAAGGAAGAAATTGGCGGGATAATTATGGCCGGTGGTATGAGTTCTCGCATGGGAACCGATAAAGCGCTCGTGACTTTTGAAGGGAAACGCCTCATTGATTATGCGATCGATTTATTGAAACCTTTTTGCTCCGAAATAATTATCAGCACCAATATTCGCGCACATGAAAAACTGGGATTGCGCACGGTTGCTGATGTGTATCAAAAATGTGGGCCGATTGGCGGTTTGCACGCTGCGCTTGCGGAGACCAATTTCGATCACAATATTGTTATCAGTTGCGATGTTCCGTTTGTGCAGCCCGAGTTGATCGAGTTGTTGCTGGCCAATACAAGCGGTTTCAACGCCGTTGTTCCCACTCATAAATGTGGAGTCGAGCCGCTGATTGCTGTCTACAGGAAAGAAATGGCTTCATTTTTTGAAACGCAGTTGATTGAGCGGAATTATAAACTGCAGCAGGTTATTCATTCTTCGAAATTGAATTTGCTGGAAGTTGACCATTTGGTGGCAAAATATCCACGCCTTTTCGATAATATGAATAGCATGGAAGAACTGAACAAGTTCTAA